Genomic window (Lampris incognitus isolate fLamInc1 chromosome 3, fLamInc1.hap2, whole genome shotgun sequence):
TTTCTGAGTCTGTTGTGGCTTTGGGTCTGCCAGACCTCTTCCTATCAAGAGTTTCCATCTGTTTCCAAGTGCCTTTTGATGGTGTATGAAACTACTCACTGACATTTTGGCTTTCTTTGCAATTTCTCTAAAAGGAAAGACCTACACTTTTAAGGGTTATTatggtctgtctgtcttcctttgtttTAGCTTTTTTCTCTCCTTTAAGATAGCAATATACTACTTCCTGGTACAATATTGTCCAAATAATGCTTCAGATTACCTGTTCAAACACTGCTTTTATAAAGACACAGGGTTAGTAAGTAATAAACAAAAGCTGGGACACCTGTAGGAATTGTTTGCACCAACTTTAAAGGCTTAATTTACTTCCATTACTGAAGAACAGGtgtccccgtccatagggttagtggttgtgtcaggaagggcatccgacgaaaagttttgccaaatcattatgtggattgacaagaccatactggatcggtcaaggtccgggttaacaacgaccgccatcggtgcggtgccctcacagggtactgatggaaactatcaaatctgctgtggcgaacaAGCCAAACGAAGAAGAAGACTGAAGAACAGGTGTAAGTTGTTAACCCATTACATGTTCCCTGAAAAAGGCCCTTTTTATATCTCTGaaatcaaagttgaatcagttcatctggatacgtttattgacaggcaATAAacttatccagatgaactgattcaaccttctttgattttcttacctggataaagcatgcataaagacacatatCTCTGAAATTTACTTTTTTCCCCCGATTTTGGTAACCTGAACTTCTTTTAGACCTGGCAGTTTGTCACTTACCTTAGTACCATTTCAGGTTATTCACTGGACCAGATTTGCTTGCATTTCAataaaaactggaaaaattagTGTTCTAAAACTTTTGACTGGTAGTGTACATTGAGACAGAGGGGAAAAAACAGTGGGCTAGGATTTTCATCAGTAGACACAGAAACTTAGTTCACTAAGCAAAAAGAATTCACTTTGTTGAACATCTGCAAGCAAAAAGAGAAAGCAAGAAAAGTTGGAACAAAAGCTTTAATTGGGACTGGTTTGAATTTGTAGAGGAAAATAACGGAGCAATGAGTCAGGACCAGAAATAGCTCATTTCTGAAATTAAAGTTTGTGCTGTGCAGAAATGTTAACCACAATTGATTTGCACTTTTGTAAGATGCCCAGCACTGCGGCTCATACCTCGCATGTATTCGATAGTACCATCCAACACCAGATTCAACAACGGATCAAACCCCTTCAGGACACCACTGGCTGTGAGTGAAACAACAGAGTGTTGGGTTTAGATGAAGAATCGCACAGTGATCCTTACAAACACGATTCAAAAGCTGGTCTAGATGTgtaatacatacacacattcatagggATTCCAGTTAACATGCGTTAAAATGTTTAGCTTCAGATGCTAACAGTCTCATGTTAATCGGTCCGGCTCACGTTAGGACACTGCTAGAAAGATTTACCGATTTTAAATACGCACCTTCTCGTCCTCCCTGAAACTTCACACGTATTGGTTTGTCAATGTACTTTGACAGGTCAAAGATActctccttctttttcttttctttatcctgaaataaaaaaacaaacgaaGGACCATGACACGTTAGCTCGCAAACACACCGAGAGCTAGCTTTGCATGGCTAGACAGTTAGCAAATGTATGAGACGTTTCGCATAATTCTGTTGAAAACAGCTGCTTTGAGAATTTTGTTAGGGTTTAGGGAAAATAATTTTTTTGCCAAGAACTTGGCTATTAATAGTTATCGCTATAAAATTATCGTGCAGTTTCAACAATAACGCAAACAAATACAAACTCACCGCCATGATTTGTAATGACACCGGAAGTTGTactttgaccttttttttttaatcaatcgaATCATCGAGCGCCTGCTGCTGATCCAATTTTACAAGTTAGGCCCGATGGATTGTACGTATTTTAGTAATTAGGATAGTAATTTATGTACATTTTGTTAAAAAGTTATTGAATCGCAGGAACATCTTTTCTACACGTGTAAGATTTTCAGGGACAGAATGCATGGGTGGTTAGTTACAAAGAATGTATTACCTGTTTTTTGAATATCGTATGGTTAAGTTTAGTATTTTCATGCAAAACATAGATGTTGAATTTTTGTTTAATAATATTTTGATTATGGGTAAATTTTACATACACAAATGTAGATTTTTGTAAAGTTGCTCCAAGTGTTGTGGCATTtcacaccaaagtaaaagtagtgatagacaaggTCCAACTAGAAAGATATGAAAATAAACTCCTAGgcgtgatactagaccacaaaatctgctgttaACCTCACGtaacatatgtgtgagcaaagctggcaaggagcactgcagtcatgggaaaagcaagacacattctggatcataaatcattgtacacactgtattgttcatttattttaccatatttgATCTATTGGGTgggggtatggggtaacacctacaaaaccaacctacaaccattatgtatactacaaaaaaagaGTAATAAggaaggatagttaataatgtaggatatcgtgaacacaccaaaAAGCTATCTTTAAAGTCAGGTGCCTTGAAGTTTAGGGATTTAATAGAATTTAACATGGCACAAatatgttcaaagcaagaaacaatctactaccaagaaatatacaaaaatattctcagatagagaggaGAATATAATTTAAGAGGGAAATtgaacttcaagaaattatgtgttcgtacaactttgagGAGCATGTGCCCAAACAAACTataaacattacacagttcaagaagaagtacaaaggactgattatcaagagatataaagttttatttatctctaaacatttcttattacatttaaaaaaaattctttctatgacactgagtcgatatttgggttgtacgtagcattgagatctgtttattcttggtacatgacattaggatgtgtttttcttttttctctcgtgtgtgtgtgtgtgtgtgtgtgtgtgtgtgtgtgtgtgtgtgtgtgtgtgtgtgagagagagccctgtgatggcctggcggcctgtccagggtgtctccctgcctgccgcccaatgactgcaaggataggctccagcatccccacgaccctgatagcaggataagcggtttagataatggatggatggatggagtttgtattgtgcagcacaacttgcattgaatttgaacgatGCAGTACAgtgagaatccatccatccatccattatccaagccacttatcccaattggggtcatgggatgctggagcctatcccagcagtaattgggcggcaggtggggagacaccctggacaggctaccactccatcacagtgccgacacattcacacctagagacaatttggtatggctgattcacctgacctacatgtcttgtgggaattgagtttgaaatgtatagtagctgaattaacttaagagtaggtgagaaggggtaggaaaaaacaagtgtatacTGCCTCCTACTCCTTTCTAATCTTCTCTAACTTGATGTGGTATAACACATCCTTGATCCATCTATTGTAGGTTGGTGGCAATAGCTGTTTCCAtttaacccttgtgttgtccacacattttgtatactgcccttgtctcaagggtcatttatgacccgccttcattaactctaaattaaagcaacttaacgtaattttaaaccccaaatctattttgcacaaaGAAATAGCCTTTCgttcatcacaaactttgtgactatctgggttttctctcttcacagtgcagaaagactgcatttaatcagtggacaccagtcgtttttatagggtcaaacatgacccaaacatgtcttagggtaaaaaatgaccctaagacaatcttagtaccataatggtgtacagctttcatggaaatatgaacaaaaacaatgtttcactttttctaatgttggggtcactgtaagaaaagtcatcaaatttcaggttgaaaaaaataataatttaaattcttttctctgctgttaaaaacTGTTATCGGTAATTTTTTTACCCCATTGTAACCAGGTGGTAAATAAAATATATTCCCCACAGGATAAGCTACAAAGCAATGGTTGTTTTAGTCCAGAGAACATGTTAAAATGTTGTTAGAAAGGAATCTAACTCCGTAACTACCAGTTACAAATTTTGTCCACTAGATGGCATGGTCTGGAAAATTGTAAGGTTAGCGAGCCGGATGCATCTCAATCTTGTTTCCGTTCTGGTTAAGCCTGGTAGTGCACGCATGGAGGGAATGGGATTGGACATCGTGGAAAATAATCGGTAAATACACCGTGGATTATTAACATCTGACTAAAATaatttgtgttttttatttttgtgtcttAAATGTACAGTTGTAAGCCCACTGCTGTATTTTGTACATTATATTTTATGTTTTCCTAGCCTTGCAAGCTACCGTAAATAGAATAACCCCCAAAGAAGTAATTATGTCTTCTTTGGTACATAATTCCATAGGCTGCACAATTTTGGTAACAGGAGTGGGGTTCTTTAAACGCAAATTGGCTAAAAGTAAGGTAGCTTAGGTTATTAAAAtatggcagtggtgaagattggcAGGCAGAGAATCCAGCCCAGTGGCCAGCTTGGTGTAAGAGCAGCTGGTAGCGAGACGGCGGAGTTTCAGAGTGTGCCAGTTACAGCGGCTGCTACCAGTGAGAAGATTTACCTTTTCCCGTTGTGGTGGCTCCAGCTACAGAGTCCCCAGTCCCAAGACCTCCAGAAGCAGCAGTCTTCATCTTACAGTGGCATGTGCCAGCAGAATCCTTGATACTCCCACCTGACTGAAAGACTGTAT
Coding sequences:
- the lsm7 gene encoding U6 snRNA-associated Sm-like protein LSm7, giving the protein MADKEKKKKESIFDLSKYIDKPIRVKFQGGREASGVLKGFDPLLNLVLDGTIEYMRDPDDQLKLTEDTRQLGLVVCRGTSVVLICPQDGMEAIPNPFIQQQDG